Proteins encoded by one window of Nocardioides euryhalodurans:
- the rnpA gene encoding ribonuclease P protein component, with protein MLPAAHRLTDGPTFRTVIRDGRRAGSRTLVLHLVRETTDAGPRVGLVVSKAVGNSVVRHRVQRRLRHLVREQLDLLPGFGVLVVRALPAAAQASSGELRDDLDRCLRRVAS; from the coding sequence GTGCTGCCCGCAGCACACCGCCTGACCGACGGCCCGACGTTCCGTACCGTCATCCGTGACGGACGCCGGGCGGGGTCACGCACCCTGGTGCTGCACCTGGTCCGCGAGACCACGGACGCCGGCCCCCGGGTGGGGCTGGTGGTCAGCAAGGCGGTGGGGAACTCCGTCGTCCGCCATCGCGTGCAGCGCAGACTGAGACACCTCGTCCGGGAGCAGCTCGACCTGCTCCCGGGCTTCGGCGTGCTCGTGGTCCGGGCCCTCCCGGCCGCGGCGCAGGCCTCCTCCGGGGAACTCCGGGACGACCTCGACCGTTGCCTGCGACGGGTGGCGTCGTGA
- the dnaA gene encoding chromosomal replication initiator protein DnaA codes for MEGRHDVEQPTADLDAAWRGVLGDLQPNQRAWMRSSEPVTLHESTAIIAVPNEFTRNQLEGRLRGQLEDALTVAFGREIRIAVTVNPALDQEDGVEAPEPHVEESTRRDSDMSTKSHEPSLPTPRVPRDDHAPSGPTGPSTTSLETRLNPKYTFETFVIGSSNRFPHAAAVAVAEAPGKAYNPLLVYGDSGLGKTHLLHAIGHYVRSLYSGAKVRYVSSEEFTNEFINAIRDDRQDRFKRRYRDVDVLLIDDIQFLEGKTQTQEEFFHTFNTLHNANKQIVLTSDRPPKRLEALEDRLRNRFEWGLITDVQPPDLETRIAILRKKAAMDRLTAPPDVLEFIASKIQTNIRELEGALIRVTAFANLNRQEVDMTLAEIVLKDLIPEGGEPEITAGLIIAQTAAYFGLSIEELTGPSRGRHLVMARQIAMYLCRELTDLSLPKIGAEFGNRDHTTVMYADRKINTLLAERRAVFNQVSELTNRIKMQARQG; via the coding sequence GTGGAAGGCAGACACGACGTGGAGCAGCCCACAGCAGACCTGGACGCGGCCTGGCGCGGCGTCCTCGGCGACCTGCAGCCCAACCAGCGGGCCTGGATGAGGTCGAGCGAACCGGTGACGCTCCACGAGAGCACCGCGATCATCGCCGTCCCCAACGAGTTCACCCGCAACCAGCTCGAGGGCCGGCTGCGCGGTCAGCTCGAGGACGCGTTGACCGTCGCCTTCGGCCGCGAGATCCGGATCGCGGTCACGGTCAACCCGGCGCTCGACCAGGAGGACGGCGTCGAGGCGCCCGAGCCCCACGTCGAGGAGTCGACACGTCGAGACAGCGACATGTCGACAAAGTCACACGAGCCCTCGCTGCCGACCCCGCGGGTCCCCCGCGACGACCACGCCCCGTCCGGACCCACCGGTCCGAGCACCACCTCGCTCGAGACCCGCCTCAACCCGAAGTACACCTTCGAGACCTTCGTCATCGGCTCGTCGAACCGGTTCCCGCACGCAGCGGCCGTCGCCGTCGCCGAGGCGCCCGGCAAGGCCTACAACCCGTTGCTCGTCTACGGCGACTCCGGACTCGGCAAGACCCACCTGCTCCACGCGATCGGCCACTACGTCCGCAGCCTCTACTCGGGCGCCAAGGTGCGCTACGTGTCGAGCGAGGAGTTCACCAACGAGTTCATCAACGCCATCCGCGACGACCGCCAGGACCGCTTCAAGCGGCGCTACCGCGACGTCGACGTGCTGCTGATCGACGACATCCAGTTCCTGGAGGGGAAGACCCAGACCCAGGAGGAGTTCTTCCACACCTTCAACACGCTCCACAACGCCAACAAGCAGATCGTGCTGACCTCCGACCGCCCGCCCAAGCGGCTCGAGGCGCTCGAGGACCGGCTGCGCAACCGGTTCGAGTGGGGGCTGATCACCGACGTCCAGCCCCCCGACCTCGAGACCCGGATCGCGATCCTGCGCAAGAAGGCCGCCATGGACCGGCTCACCGCGCCGCCGGACGTGCTGGAGTTCATCGCCTCCAAGATCCAGACCAACATCCGCGAGCTCGAGGGCGCGCTGATCCGGGTCACCGCGTTCGCCAACCTCAACCGCCAGGAGGTCGACATGACCCTGGCCGAGATCGTCCTCAAGGACCTGATCCCCGAGGGTGGCGAGCCGGAGATCACCGCCGGCCTGATCATCGCCCAGACCGCCGCGTACTTCGGGCTCTCCATCGAGGAGCTCACCGGGCCCAGCCGCGGCCGCCACCTGGTGATGGCACGCCAGATCGCGATGTACCTCTGCCGCGAGCTGACCGACCTGTCGCTGCCCAAGATCGGCGCCGAGTTCGGCAACCGGGACCACACGACGGTGATGTACGCCGACCGCAAGATCAACACGCTGCTCGCCGAGCGGCGGGCCGTCTTCAATCAGGTCAGCGAGCTCACCAACCGGATCAAGATGCAGGCCCGGCAGGGCTGA
- the yidD gene encoding membrane protein insertion efficiency factor YidD translates to MKYVLIGLLKAYRLVISPLYGQVCRYHPSCSAYALEAVTVHGSLRGSWLAGRRLTRCHPWAAGGYDPVPPRTTGPSVPGSPSRTQSQGA, encoded by the coding sequence GTGAAGTACGTCCTGATCGGCCTGCTGAAGGCCTACCGGCTGGTGATCAGCCCGCTGTACGGCCAGGTCTGCCGCTACCACCCCTCCTGCTCGGCGTACGCCCTGGAGGCGGTGACGGTCCACGGCAGCCTGCGCGGCAGCTGGCTGGCCGGTCGCCGGCTGACGCGCTGCCACCCGTGGGCCGCCGGCGGCTACGACCCCGTCCCTCCCCGCACCACCGGGCCGAGCGTGCCCGGTTCCCCGAGCCGAACCCAGAGCCAAGGAGCCTGA
- the rpmH gene encoding 50S ribosomal protein L34 codes for MSKRTYQPNNRRRHKVHGFRLRMRTRAGRSILSSRRRKGRKSLAV; via the coding sequence GTGAGCAAGCGTACCTATCAGCCGAACAACCGTCGCCGCCACAAGGTGCACGGGTTCCGCCTGCGCATGCGCACCCGCGCCGGCCGCAGCATTCTGTCCTCGCGTCGCCGCAAGGGCCGCAAGAGCCTGGCCGTCTGA